One Paracidovorax avenae ATCC 19860 genomic region harbors:
- a CDS encoding AAA family ATPase, which translates to MLYGPPAVGKLTVGKELAKKCSAALFHNHLTHDIAIVLLGDNSSFESRRRFACRLRLNAIALLLESDARDIITTFCYEGPHDDWYIDGLKALCAEHQATPYFIQLKARNDQLMGRVENADRRAFRKVNSGEQLAVILERCAYGIPIRADNHLCMDTSDLLPDEVSGEITEWLATAQCGGVRSVCGGLAAAPEETFHNP; encoded by the coding sequence ATGCTCTACGGCCCGCCTGCCGTGGGGAAATTGACCGTTGGAAAAGAACTGGCGAAGAAATGCTCCGCTGCGCTGTTTCACAACCACCTGACGCACGACATCGCGATCGTCCTGCTCGGCGACAACAGCAGTTTCGAAAGCCGGCGGCGGTTTGCGTGCCGGTTGAGGCTCAATGCCATCGCGTTGTTGCTGGAGTCCGATGCTCGGGACATCATCACGACCTTCTGTTATGAAGGGCCCCATGACGACTGGTATATCGATGGGCTCAAGGCGCTGTGCGCGGAACACCAAGCGACCCCGTATTTCATTCAACTGAAGGCGCGCAACGATCAGCTCATGGGCCGGGTGGAAAACGCAGACCGGCGTGCGTTCAGGAAGGTCAACAGCGGTGAACAGCTTGCTGTGATCCTGGAGCGATGCGCTTATGGGATTCCGATCCGCGCGGACAACCATCTCTGTATGGATACCTCGGATCTTTTACCCGATGAGGTTTCGGGTGAGATTACGGAATGGCTGGCAACAGCGCAGTGCGGCGGCGTTCGATCTGTGTGCGGAGGCCTCGCGGCAGCACCAGAGGAAACCTTTCACAACCCCTGA
- a CDS encoding aspartate aminotransferase family protein → MHAMSRSRGYWPPYTPMGFDDERPRIVRGEGACLYDDAGRRYLDGISGSYNHCLGHSHPALIDAVKQQMDTLVHACNIGSSTVLPEALAERLIDASAPMGLAHMFLVGSGSEGVEAALKMAWQYQVNRGRPQRTHVVAIDGAYHGCTLGAMIATRRAFINEGALPLVAACSLTMPAPLSIDDLPAWEALLAEHGSTVAAIIIEPVMAMAGTRQFPEGFLRSLSSLAKAHDIPLICDEVYCGIGRTGVLCESFSQGASPDIVIFSKNLGGGFPITAVMATAHIADSFSSQPVPLLRHGHTQSGNLLGCRAALFILDYLHAHGCFEHVRTSGTRLLQWIREKLPTVDDAVTVQGKGLMLSITFDSADTCRRVQNDARRQGLIVGAADRHLKLAPPFTIDDSEMEELVHHLIRAIGNAPRH, encoded by the coding sequence ATGCACGCCATGTCTAGATCCCGCGGTTACTGGCCGCCTTATACCCCCATGGGCTTCGATGATGAGCGGCCAAGAATCGTGCGGGGCGAAGGAGCCTGTCTCTACGACGATGCAGGGCGGCGTTACCTGGATGGCATATCGGGCAGCTACAACCATTGCCTGGGCCATTCCCACCCGGCCCTGATCGATGCGGTCAAGCAGCAGATGGATACGCTGGTCCACGCATGCAATATCGGTTCGAGCACGGTACTGCCGGAGGCCCTCGCGGAACGGCTCATCGACGCGTCTGCACCCATGGGGCTCGCGCACATGTTCCTCGTGGGAAGCGGCAGCGAGGGGGTCGAGGCCGCACTGAAGATGGCGTGGCAATACCAGGTCAACCGTGGGCGCCCACAGCGCACGCATGTGGTGGCCATCGATGGCGCCTATCACGGCTGCACGCTGGGGGCGATGATCGCGACGCGGCGTGCCTTCATCAACGAAGGAGCATTGCCACTGGTCGCTGCCTGCTCGCTAACGATGCCCGCGCCGCTCAGCATCGACGATTTGCCGGCATGGGAAGCACTTCTGGCCGAACATGGCTCGACCGTGGCAGCGATCATCATCGAGCCGGTGATGGCAATGGCAGGAACACGCCAGTTCCCGGAGGGCTTCCTGCGATCGCTATCGTCGCTCGCCAAGGCCCACGATATTCCCCTGATTTGCGACGAAGTCTATTGCGGGATCGGCCGAACCGGAGTCTTGTGCGAGTCGTTCTCCCAGGGTGCCAGCCCTGACATCGTCATTTTCAGCAAGAACCTCGGAGGCGGTTTCCCCATCACCGCCGTGATGGCCACGGCCCACATCGCCGACAGCTTCTCATCACAGCCCGTCCCGCTTCTCCGGCATGGGCACACGCAGTCCGGCAATCTTCTGGGCTGTCGCGCTGCCTTGTTCATTCTGGATTATCTGCACGCACATGGCTGCTTTGAACATGTTCGAACGAGCGGCACACGGCTGCTGCAGTGGATTCGCGAGAAGTTGCCGACAGTCGATGATGCCGTGACCGTGCAAGGAAAAGGGCTGATGCTGTCGATCACTTTCGATTCCGCCGATACCTGCAGGCGTGTGCAAAACGACGCGCGCCGGCAGGGTTTGATCGTCGGGGCTGCAGACCGGCACCTCAAGCTCGCTCCCCCTTTCACCATCGATGATTCCGAGATGGAAGAGCTGGTCCACCATCTGATCCGGGCCATAGGCAACGCGCCGCGCCATTGA
- a CDS encoding argonaute/piwi family protein gives MSVEKPLSISLPAFTLLDEPELAFASGNPKARHRHPLLGLSRFGAFDQASYRHYSRDLRVAYVGPRSGASLLRDMRESLRGPQRNTDNNSYAQAYPGFENIFGVDLLSADKQAHVVWPEELYDLGQGDTVSERVRAALHHALRRLEATRAEFDVALVYFPDRWLAHLRTKEFDAHDELKALGAQLGIPTQVINDKSLKFGNWGARAWRLSVALYAKAGGTPWKLAPIEGIPEDTAYIGLAYAIRRSSDEAHYVTCCSQVFDMEGGGMQFIAFEANDAIADEAEARRNPFLSQADMRAVLTRSIRLYLEGHAGRVPRRLVIHKTTAFTESELKGVQDATQSIPEVECIEIGSSSAWRGVWMVEMPGKQPSIQAARFPVPRGTLVMTSGNAALLWLAGNAPSAVGGRDYFQGSKSIPKPIVLRRHMGRGPYELLASEALALAKMDWNNDALYDPLPVTIMYSQRLSRTISNVPSLPAHSYPYRLFM, from the coding sequence ATGAGTGTCGAGAAGCCGCTATCGATCAGTTTGCCTGCCTTCACGTTGTTGGATGAGCCCGAACTGGCCTTCGCATCTGGAAACCCCAAGGCCCGACACCGGCACCCATTGCTGGGACTGTCGAGGTTCGGCGCGTTTGACCAAGCGTCGTATCGGCACTATAGCCGTGACCTTCGCGTCGCGTATGTGGGCCCCAGGTCAGGCGCCTCGCTGTTGCGCGATATGCGGGAAAGCTTGCGCGGACCTCAGCGCAACACCGACAACAACAGCTATGCCCAGGCTTATCCAGGATTCGAGAACATCTTCGGAGTGGACTTGCTCAGTGCCGATAAGCAAGCCCATGTCGTATGGCCTGAAGAACTGTACGACCTCGGTCAAGGCGACACGGTCAGCGAGCGGGTGCGCGCCGCACTTCATCACGCACTCAGGCGCCTTGAGGCGACGCGCGCCGAGTTTGACGTGGCCCTGGTGTACTTTCCTGACCGTTGGCTTGCACATCTTCGAACCAAGGAGTTCGATGCGCACGACGAGCTCAAGGCGCTGGGCGCTCAGTTGGGCATTCCGACCCAGGTCATCAACGACAAGTCGCTGAAATTCGGCAACTGGGGGGCAAGGGCGTGGCGCCTGTCCGTGGCGTTGTACGCGAAGGCCGGTGGGACGCCTTGGAAGCTGGCGCCAATCGAGGGCATACCCGAGGACACTGCCTACATCGGCTTGGCCTATGCCATTCGTCGATCATCGGACGAAGCCCACTATGTGACTTGCTGCTCACAGGTTTTCGACATGGAAGGAGGCGGCATGCAGTTCATTGCCTTTGAGGCGAATGACGCCATCGCCGACGAAGCCGAAGCGCGACGCAACCCCTTTCTGTCGCAGGCTGACATGCGAGCGGTCCTCACCCGCAGCATTCGGCTCTATCTTGAAGGACATGCGGGCCGCGTACCGCGTCGCTTGGTGATACACAAGACCACTGCCTTTACCGAGAGCGAGCTCAAGGGAGTGCAGGACGCGACGCAGTCGATCCCAGAGGTCGAGTGTATCGAGATCGGATCGAGCTCCGCATGGAGAGGCGTCTGGATGGTCGAGATGCCAGGCAAGCAACCCAGCATCCAGGCAGCGCGCTTCCCTGTTCCACGCGGCACTCTGGTCATGACCTCGGGCAACGCGGCGCTCCTGTGGCTGGCCGGTAATGCACCTTCCGCCGTTGGCGGTAGGGATTACTTCCAAGGTAGCAAGAGCATCCCGAAACCCATTGTCCTTCGTCGTCACATGGGACGCGGCCCCTACGAACTTCTGGCTTCCGAAGCCCTGGCGCTGGCCAAGATGGACTGGAACAACGATGCGCTATACGACCCCTTGCCGGTGACTATCATGTATTCGCAGCGGCTGTCACGCACCATCTCAAACGTGCCAAGCCTACCCGCGCACAGCTACCCGTATCGATTGTTCATGTGA
- a CDS encoding 2OG-Fe(II) oxygenase yields the protein MTSGYFSLGQIAGGKLHHTPFNWGELQNIWSNDALARKLASEFPTEGFNFRERNGGYFYRRTIVPLGSSGVDDPATLSDAWQALGKELVSGAFRSAMAAFSGTDLAEFPMEAVAFRGGQNTHYLPHVDASLRRGFRLIIYFNARWQPEWGGLLRILDPRDHHQACHTVVPVVGNATVIIRDGQYEDTWHEVTRLSEKAGLTRNTLNVTYYEPGTTHTAQ from the coding sequence ATGACATCGGGATATTTCTCGCTCGGGCAGATCGCCGGGGGCAAGCTCCATCACACACCTTTCAACTGGGGGGAACTGCAGAACATATGGAGCAACGATGCGCTGGCCCGGAAGCTGGCCAGCGAGTTCCCGACGGAAGGTTTCAACTTCCGCGAACGCAACGGTGGGTACTTTTACCGGCGCACCATCGTCCCCCTGGGCTCTTCCGGTGTGGACGATCCCGCAACCCTGTCCGATGCATGGCAGGCGTTGGGCAAGGAACTGGTATCTGGTGCATTCCGGTCGGCCATGGCCGCTTTCAGCGGCACGGACCTGGCGGAATTCCCGATGGAGGCCGTGGCATTCCGTGGAGGCCAGAACACGCACTACCTGCCGCATGTCGATGCATCGCTGCGCCGGGGCTTTCGCCTGATCATCTACTTCAACGCCCGCTGGCAACCAGAGTGGGGTGGGCTGCTTCGCATTCTCGATCCGCGGGATCACCACCAGGCCTGCCACACCGTCGTTCCCGTGGTGGGAAATGCCACCGTGATCATTCGCGATGGGCAGTACGAAGATACCTGGCATGAGGTCACGCGACTGTCCGAAAAAGCAGGCCTGACCCGAAACACGCTCAACGTCACGTACTATGAACCAGGGACAACCCACACAGCACAGTAA
- a CDS encoding Imm58 family immunity protein, with protein MQKSVLILAISCLALFTSNIILGYFLIDRSITLSYVRASQASTDRSLSILQLTLLHEWKDKSKNEIIKEIQTISDNSKDFQAITKDEGGTVWLDDIPMVFSKNRLTKIGSKEISIR; from the coding sequence ATGCAAAAATCGGTGTTGATCTTGGCAATCTCCTGCCTTGCCCTTTTCACAAGCAATATTATTCTTGGCTATTTTTTGATCGACAGATCAATTACCCTCAGCTATGTAAGAGCAAGTCAAGCCAGCACAGACAGATCGCTATCGATATTGCAACTCACGCTTTTACATGAGTGGAAAGACAAGAGCAAAAATGAAATCATAAAAGAAATTCAAACAATTTCAGACAATAGCAAAGATTTTCAAGCAATCACAAAAGACGAAGGAGGCACAGTCTGGCTAGACGACATACCGATGGTATTCTCAAAAAACCGACTAACCAAGATTGGCAGCAAGGAAATTTCTATTCGCTAG
- a CDS encoding SIR2 family protein: protein MKEISGRAFAERFALNPLGFAWLLGAGASATAGIPTGYQMIQEFRLRLFASETGISLREIDSADPVWQSRIDLHHERKRLLPPKGDPSEYSRAFEALYPTPEDRRLFIRNQVSKGSPSLGHKVLGSLLGARKTPCVFTTNFDSLIESAATIASQLLPASERGTPTLAAIDNAARAETCLRESEWPLIVKLHGDYQSVELKNTDQELVQQDTQLRLVLTQSLQRFGLIIVGYSGRDDSVMQALNAVLRSPVRYPKGIYWLCRDADSLLPAVREFLEQAELAQVDVHIVKGTTFDELCGDIADVTDLPASLVSHVFGDRSSAAVAQVPLQRQAALKAPVLRLSAIPLLEMPRSARKISLNAKAGIADIRALLKQAGVRATVGQAGGPGVLAAFGPDAPLKEALAPFGATLAGEVGLDIAKDSWAKGVLYDALVRALCRELPLFARLHGRGHSLSVSRPNRELPRELAQARQDLLFRLKAAYGSELTGPVPGTSGRYSEGLSIRLEHADDRWWAVFEPATFIDLDNRTPDADTSQAIAEWRKAEDWRRERWVQKYNQRWSPILDAWVELLTHAHGSRRSAYGLAQGTGVDAMFELGAKTARSRPAHDHDFFHVQRGQR from the coding sequence ATGAAGGAAATCAGTGGCCGGGCTTTCGCGGAGCGGTTTGCTCTGAACCCTTTGGGCTTTGCGTGGTTGCTCGGTGCCGGAGCCTCCGCCACGGCGGGCATACCGACGGGCTATCAGATGATCCAGGAATTTCGCCTGCGCCTTTTCGCTTCGGAAACCGGCATCAGCCTGCGGGAAATCGACTCGGCGGACCCCGTTTGGCAATCGCGCATCGACCTCCACCATGAGAGAAAGAGGCTCCTCCCGCCCAAAGGGGACCCCTCTGAATACAGTCGGGCGTTCGAGGCCCTGTATCCCACGCCCGAAGATCGGCGGCTTTTCATCCGGAATCAGGTTAGCAAGGGGAGTCCGTCGCTTGGCCACAAAGTGTTGGGCTCGCTCCTGGGAGCAAGAAAGACCCCATGCGTATTCACAACGAATTTTGATTCGCTGATCGAAAGCGCTGCCACCATTGCGTCACAACTGCTACCTGCTAGCGAACGCGGCACGCCCACTCTAGCCGCGATCGACAACGCAGCCCGCGCCGAAACCTGCTTGCGCGAGAGCGAGTGGCCGCTGATCGTAAAGCTGCACGGCGACTACCAGTCGGTCGAACTCAAGAATACCGATCAAGAACTAGTGCAGCAAGACACCCAACTGCGCTTGGTGTTGACCCAATCGCTGCAGCGGTTCGGGCTGATCATCGTCGGGTACAGCGGGCGCGACGATTCCGTCATGCAGGCTTTGAATGCGGTCCTTCGATCGCCCGTTCGCTATCCCAAGGGCATCTACTGGCTGTGCCGTGACGCCGACAGCCTGCTCCCTGCGGTTCGGGAATTCCTTGAACAAGCCGAATTGGCACAGGTGGATGTGCACATCGTCAAGGGCACCACTTTCGACGAACTGTGCGGAGACATCGCAGACGTCACGGACCTTCCCGCCTCGCTCGTCTCCCATGTGTTCGGCGACCGCAGCAGCGCCGCTGTTGCGCAGGTACCGCTTCAGCGGCAGGCGGCCCTGAAAGCGCCGGTGCTGAGGCTGTCGGCCATACCGCTGCTTGAGATGCCCAGATCTGCCCGAAAAATCAGCCTGAACGCGAAGGCGGGTATCGCCGACATTCGCGCCTTGCTCAAGCAGGCGGGTGTGCGAGCCACCGTTGGGCAGGCGGGCGGCCCGGGTGTACTGGCCGCATTCGGACCCGACGCGCCGCTGAAAGAAGCGCTCGCCCCCTTCGGCGCGACGTTAGCCGGCGAGGTCGGGCTGGACATCGCCAAGGACTCCTGGGCCAAAGGCGTGCTCTACGATGCCCTCGTTCGCGCACTCTGCAGGGAACTGCCACTCTTCGCCCGATTGCATGGCCGCGGCCATAGCCTGTCGGTGTCACGTCCGAACCGTGAACTCCCCAGGGAACTGGCCCAGGCCAGACAAGACCTGTTGTTCCGACTGAAGGCAGCGTATGGCTCCGAATTGACCGGACCGGTTCCGGGCACTTCCGGCAGATACTCCGAGGGCCTGTCGATCCGGCTGGAGCACGCCGACGATCGCTGGTGGGCTGTGTTTGAGCCTGCGACCTTCATTGACCTAGATAACCGCACACCTGATGCCGATACCTCGCAGGCAATCGCCGAATGGCGCAAGGCCGAGGATTGGCGCAGAGAGCGATGGGTCCAGAAGTACAACCAACGCTGGTCCCCGATCCTAGACGCCTGGGTAGAACTGCTGACCCACGCCCACGGATCCCGGCGTAGTGCCTACGGTTTGGCCCAGGGAACGGGTGTCGATGCAATGTTTGAGTTGGGCGCCAAGACAGCACGCAGCAGGCCTGCGCACGACCATGACTTCTTTCATGTGCAGCGGGGGCAACGATGA
- a CDS encoding RHS repeat-associated core domain-containing protein: MTKKGGPIVQGSHTVLIGSAGGIACSVCPGGITEGHPVNPLLGAKVLPDEEDFALPGPLPFALVRSYSSYQGPDAAPVGLLGPGWWLPGEARVAHRAAGDGAPGALHLHDGRGRRIAFEALAPGEIAHSPSEGLWLVRCGTEHLPGAHQGGHAGRLARLWSALPESVRTDARITVATASPLGPWWVFAPGPVPAAPDGPAAGTDGTGNTGDRAAPHGVLHGICDRFGRVQRHERHADGPFAGHLRSITDGAGRRYGFELERVSPASPAAHGWGADSGVRLVAVWLQADPHQAPESLPAPLALVRYAYTGRGELAQVTDRTGRTVRRFEYGDAAHPGRMTGHARAGRPMTRYAYDAQGRVAAQTTPHGLDLRFDYTPLPADPAASPPQPARASTLVTDGLGRQRRYVFSGAGGLARVAERIEADGARSTWKYDAAGRLLEHTDALGRRTQHTIDAATGLVIGITDAAGRSHRIAHDALGLPLRHQAPAPEGPMGDPLVTTWEHDAWGRLVRHTDPLGHTTHYRYPEPTAAHPDLPTAITDARGGTSTLQWNALGLLACRTDCSGRATRFHYDAWGRTVRVQGEEGLELRTAYDALGRPAESTDALGRATRWRYAPEGDDLIAIDHPGGLCERFAHDAWGRVVRYEYGSRPTPEPQDGNPGTPAPPHWFAQHYRYDLAGRLVELHNENARAHSFTYDVRDRLAAETGFDGLVTRHAYDRGGQRIRTEDARHAIDYEWSGTGQLQARTITPLPGTTQQAPITERFEHDGAGQLVAAHHHTAMHRHEVSVYLRRDRLGRILGERQEMRAADGALLWSHESTHALDAGGVPTGADLPGLPPLQWLAYGPGHVHGLLLDGEPLLHIERDGLHRPVALDFGASQTRWRRDALSRLQALSVHGKAEAGVPRPSGGLPGLPALARQHHYDAAGRLARIDTPQGTIHHAYDTAGRLAAAHLPGREPLHYRYDPAGNPWQPSADATGGPRGDWAGEVRRHLHDPAFDLLRQEGSALPGHARDRWPDNRVMAHGPWRYRWDACGNLVEKTHADGRQTHRLHWDHAQCLVAHEQIDHTTGERIRRIHHYDVFSRRIASRIERSQDNGPQQQPTSTVTERCHGWQGDALTLTELRDPLRPQDAQRIHTLYHPGTFMPLLRIQTAACAEPPTLAQLLGAAEPGDRAQHAPLQALQEELLHDASDHTRRHLQSMGWDAERLQRQLRGEGAAITHLHLYHCDHLGTPLALIDTQGRIDWQIELDPWGNTINEHNPLGLHQPIRMQGQHDEGDGAGLFYNRHRYYDPGMGRYVSQDPIGLRGGPNNYAYARQNPKSFTDPTGLDVYLCKQPAFGISWNPLDHHWIKTDTIEAGMGAIKSDCGNAGNASGDLPGDKVQVCDHSERDKTGMTCTLIKDVDEKKVNEQLKLGRPLGRWGPTNQCQSFASEVLENARVPQPTPNLSPFDNPFLWGF; encoded by the coding sequence TTGACCAAGAAAGGCGGGCCCATCGTGCAGGGCTCGCACACCGTGCTGATCGGCTCGGCCGGCGGCATCGCCTGCTCGGTGTGCCCGGGCGGCATCACCGAAGGCCATCCGGTGAACCCGCTGCTGGGCGCCAAGGTGCTGCCCGACGAGGAAGACTTCGCCCTGCCCGGCCCGCTGCCGTTCGCGCTGGTGCGCTCGTACTCCAGCTACCAGGGCCCCGACGCGGCACCCGTGGGGTTGCTCGGGCCGGGCTGGTGGCTGCCCGGAGAAGCCCGCGTGGCGCATCGGGCCGCAGGCGATGGCGCGCCCGGGGCCCTGCACCTGCACGACGGCCGAGGGCGCCGCATCGCCTTCGAGGCCCTGGCGCCGGGCGAGATCGCCCACAGCCCCAGCGAAGGCCTCTGGCTCGTGCGCTGCGGCACGGAGCACCTGCCGGGCGCGCACCAGGGCGGCCATGCCGGGCGCCTCGCCCGCCTGTGGAGTGCCCTGCCGGAGTCCGTGCGCACCGATGCGCGCATCACCGTGGCCACCGCATCGCCGCTGGGCCCCTGGTGGGTGTTCGCGCCGGGACCGGTGCCCGCCGCGCCGGACGGCCCGGCGGCCGGCACGGATGGCACGGGCAACACGGGCGACCGCGCGGCCCCGCACGGCGTGCTGCACGGCATCTGCGACCGCTTCGGCCGCGTGCAGCGCCACGAGCGCCATGCGGACGGGCCTTTCGCGGGCCACCTGCGCAGCATCACCGACGGCGCCGGCCGCCGCTACGGCTTCGAACTGGAGCGCGTGTCCCCGGCCTCGCCAGCCGCCCATGGCTGGGGTGCGGACAGCGGCGTGCGCCTCGTGGCCGTGTGGCTGCAGGCCGATCCGCACCAGGCCCCGGAGTCGCTGCCCGCGCCGCTCGCACTGGTGCGCTACGCCTATACCGGCCGCGGGGAGCTGGCCCAGGTGACCGACCGCACGGGCCGCACCGTGCGCCGCTTCGAATACGGCGACGCGGCCCACCCGGGCCGCATGACCGGCCATGCCCGCGCCGGCCGCCCGATGACGCGCTATGCCTACGACGCCCAGGGCCGCGTGGCCGCGCAGACCACGCCGCACGGGCTGGACCTGCGCTTCGACTACACCCCGCTCCCCGCGGACCCGGCGGCCTCGCCACCGCAGCCGGCGCGCGCCAGCACGCTGGTCACCGACGGGCTGGGCCGCCAGCGCCGCTACGTGTTCTCCGGCGCGGGGGGCCTGGCCCGCGTGGCCGAGCGCATCGAGGCGGACGGCGCCCGCTCCACCTGGAAATACGACGCCGCGGGCCGCCTGCTGGAGCACACGGATGCCCTGGGCCGCCGCACGCAGCACACCATCGACGCGGCCACGGGCCTCGTCATCGGCATCACCGATGCGGCCGGCCGCAGCCACCGCATCGCGCACGACGCACTGGGCCTGCCCCTGCGCCACCAGGCCCCGGCACCGGAGGGCCCGATGGGCGACCCCCTCGTCACCACCTGGGAGCACGACGCCTGGGGCCGCCTCGTGCGCCATACCGACCCGCTCGGCCACACCACGCACTACCGCTACCCCGAGCCAACGGCAGCGCACCCCGACCTGCCCACCGCCATCACCGACGCCCGCGGCGGCACCAGCACGCTGCAGTGGAACGCGCTGGGCCTGCTGGCCTGCCGCACCGACTGCAGCGGGCGCGCCACGCGCTTTCACTACGACGCCTGGGGCCGCACGGTGCGTGTTCAGGGCGAGGAAGGGCTGGAACTGCGCACGGCCTACGACGCCCTGGGCCGGCCGGCCGAATCCACCGACGCCCTGGGCCGCGCCACACGCTGGCGCTACGCCCCCGAAGGCGACGACCTCATCGCCATCGACCACCCCGGCGGCCTGTGCGAACGCTTCGCGCACGATGCCTGGGGCCGCGTGGTCCGCTACGAATACGGCAGCCGCCCCACTCCCGAACCGCAGGACGGCAACCCGGGCACCCCGGCCCCGCCGCACTGGTTCGCGCAGCACTACCGCTACGACCTCGCCGGCCGCCTCGTGGAACTGCACAACGAGAATGCGCGGGCCCACAGCTTCACCTACGACGTGCGCGACCGGCTCGCCGCGGAAACCGGCTTCGATGGCCTCGTGACCCGCCATGCCTACGACCGGGGCGGCCAGCGCATCCGCACCGAAGACGCGCGCCACGCCATCGACTACGAATGGAGCGGCACGGGGCAACTGCAGGCCCGCACCATCACGCCCCTGCCGGGCACCACGCAGCAAGCGCCCATCACCGAGCGGTTCGAGCACGACGGCGCCGGACAGCTGGTGGCCGCCCACCACCACACTGCCATGCACCGCCACGAGGTGAGCGTGTACCTGCGGCGCGACCGCCTGGGCCGCATCCTGGGCGAGCGCCAGGAGATGCGCGCCGCCGATGGCGCCCTGCTCTGGAGCCACGAGAGCACGCACGCCCTGGACGCCGGGGGCGTGCCCACCGGCGCCGACCTGCCCGGCCTGCCGCCGCTGCAGTGGCTGGCCTACGGCCCGGGCCACGTGCACGGCCTGTTGCTGGACGGCGAGCCCCTGCTGCACATCGAGCGCGACGGCCTGCACCGGCCCGTGGCGCTGGATTTCGGGGCGAGCCAGACCCGCTGGCGCCGGGATGCGCTATCGCGGCTGCAGGCGCTTTCCGTGCACGGCAAGGCCGAGGCCGGCGTGCCCCGGCCGTCCGGTGGCCTGCCCGGGCTGCCGGCCCTGGCGCGCCAGCACCACTACGACGCGGCCGGCCGGCTCGCGCGCATCGACACCCCGCAGGGCACGATCCACCATGCCTACGACACGGCCGGCCGCCTGGCCGCGGCGCACCTGCCCGGGCGCGAGCCGCTGCACTACCGCTACGACCCGGCCGGCAACCCCTGGCAGCCCTCTGCCGACGCCACGGGCGGCCCGCGCGGGGACTGGGCCGGCGAGGTGCGCCGCCACCTGCACGACCCGGCCTTCGACCTGCTGCGCCAGGAGGGCAGCGCCCTGCCCGGCCACGCCCGCGACCGCTGGCCCGACAACCGTGTCATGGCCCACGGCCCCTGGCGCTACCGCTGGGACGCCTGCGGCAACCTCGTGGAAAAAACGCATGCCGACGGCCGGCAGACCCACCGCCTGCACTGGGACCACGCCCAATGCCTCGTCGCCCACGAGCAGATCGACCACACCACGGGCGAGCGGATCCGGCGCATCCACCACTACGACGTTTTCAGCCGGCGCATCGCCAGCCGCATCGAGCGCTCGCAGGACAACGGCCCGCAACAACAGCCGACCTCCACCGTCACCGAGCGCTGCCACGGCTGGCAGGGCGATGCCCTCACCCTCACCGAACTGCGCGACCCGCTGCGACCGCAGGACGCGCAGCGCATCCACACGCTCTACCACCCGGGCACCTTCATGCCCCTGCTGCGCATCCAGACGGCGGCCTGCGCGGAACCTCCCACCCTGGCGCAGCTGCTGGGCGCCGCCGAACCCGGCGACCGCGCGCAGCACGCGCCCCTGCAGGCGCTGCAGGAAGAACTGCTCCACGACGCCAGCGACCACACGCGTCGCCACCTGCAGAGCATGGGCTGGGATGCCGAGCGCCTGCAGCGGCAACTGCGCGGGGAAGGCGCCGCCATCACGCACCTGCACCTCTACCACTGCGACCACCTGGGCACGCCCCTGGCGCTCATCGACACACAGGGCCGCATAGACTGGCAGATCGAGCTGGACCCGTGGGGGAATACGATCAATGAGCACAACCCGCTGGGGCTGCACCAGCCGATCCGCATGCAGGGGCAGCACGACGAAGGGGACGGGGCGGGGTTGTTCTATAACCGGCACCGGTACTATGACCCGGGGATGGGGAGGTATGTGTCGCAGGATCCGATCGGGTTGAGGGGCGGCCCCAACAATTACGCATACGCCAGACAAAACCCAAAATCTTTCACTGATCCCACTGGGCTGGATGTCTATCTTTGCAAACAGCCAGCATTCGGCATATCGTGGAATCCGCTTGATCATCATTGGATCAAGACAGACACCATTGAAGCGGGAATGGGTGCTATAAAAAGTGATTGCGGCAACGCAGGCAATGCATCTGGAGATTTACCAGGAGACAAGGTTCAAGTTTGCGATCACAGCGAACGAGATAAAACAGGGATGACTTGCACCCTCATCAAAGATGTGGATGAAAAGAAAGTCAATGAGCAGCTGAAACTTGGGAGGCCATTGGGCAGGTGGGGGCCCACAAATCAATGCCAGTCTTTTGCCAGTGAAGTTCTGGAAAATGCGAGAGTTCCACAGCCTACACCTAATCTCTCTCCATTTGACAATCCATTTCTATGGGGGTTTTAA